The Coleofasciculaceae cyanobacterium genome includes a window with the following:
- a CDS encoding type IV pilus twitching motility protein PilT, giving the protein MDLMIEDMMEQLVEMGGSDMHIQAGAPIYFRISGKLTPIGDELTPQECQRLIFSMLNNNQRKELEQHWELDCSYGVKGLARFRVNVYKERGCYAACLRALSSKIPNFDQLGLPDVIRRTTERPRGLVLVTGPTGSGKTTTLAAMLDLINRSRGEHILTVEDPIEYVFDNVKSLFHQRQKGEDTKSFANALKAALREDPDIILVGEMRDLETISLAISAAETGHLVFGTLHTNSASGTVDRIIDVFPAGQQAQIRAMLSNSLIAVFSQTLVKKKNPKPGEFGRIMAQEIMIVTPAIANLIREGKAAQVYSAIQTGAKMEMQTMEQALADLIKKGFVSIEEGLAKSSRPDELQRLTGAAAGMGMMTNAKNAQRH; this is encoded by the coding sequence ATGGATTTAATGATCGAAGACATGATGGAACAACTGGTAGAAATGGGTGGCTCTGATATGCATATCCAGGCTGGCGCACCAATATATTTTCGCATCAGCGGTAAATTGACACCAATTGGGGATGAGCTGACTCCTCAAGAGTGCCAAAGATTAATCTTCAGTATGCTCAATAACAACCAAAGAAAGGAATTGGAGCAGCACTGGGAGCTAGATTGTTCTTACGGGGTAAAAGGTTTAGCTCGGTTTAGAGTCAATGTTTATAAAGAGCGAGGATGTTATGCTGCTTGTTTGCGGGCGTTATCTTCTAAAATTCCTAACTTCGATCAGTTAGGTCTGCCTGATGTAATCAGAAGAACCACCGAACGACCACGAGGTCTTGTCTTGGTAACAGGACCTACAGGTTCTGGTAAAACTACAACCTTAGCAGCGATGCTAGATTTAATCAATCGCAGCCGTGGCGAACATATCCTGACGGTAGAAGACCCAATTGAATATGTCTTCGATAACGTCAAGAGTTTATTTCATCAACGGCAAAAAGGAGAAGATACCAAAAGCTTTGCTAATGCTCTAAAAGCAGCGCTGCGCGAAGATCCCGATATTATCTTGGTGGGAGAAATGCGGGATTTAGAGACAATTTCTTTGGCCATCTCGGCAGCAGAAACAGGTCACTTAGTATTTGGTACTCTGCATACCAATTCCGCTTCAGGAACAGTAGATCGAATAATTGACGTTTTTCCCGCAGGTCAACAGGCGCAAATTAGAGCCATGTTATCTAACTCTTTAATAGCCGTCTTTAGTCAAACCTTAGTGAAAAAGAAAAATCCCAAACCTGGAGAGTTTGGACGGATTATGGCGCAGGAAATCATGATTGTCACTCCGGCGATCGCCAATTTAATCCGCGAGGGTAAAGCAGCTCAGGTATACTCAGCAATTCAAACGGGGGCAAAAATGGAGATGCAGACTATGGAACAGGCTTTGGCAGATTTGATTAAAAAAGGCTTTGTCAGTATAGAAGAGGGATTAGCTAAAAGTTCTCGCCCCGATGAACTACAGCGTCTGACAGGTGCTGCTGCTGGCATGGGTATGATGACCAATGCCAAAAATGCCCAACGTCATTAA
- the raiA gene encoding ribosome-associated translation inhibitor RaiA, protein MKLLIQGNNIAVTESIHDYVEQKLEKAVKHFQNITGKVDVHLSVARNSRIERKHKAEVTVFANGTVIRAQEGSENLYASIDMVADKIARQLRKYKEKHLAKNAHVHTRQEEIAESEDVVEIKELNSDRAPELPVEVVRTKYFTMSPMTTQEALEQLQLIDHDFYMFHNSETDEINVIYSRNHGGYGVIQPRADANTRKE, encoded by the coding sequence ATGAAGCTTTTGATCCAAGGAAATAACATTGCAGTCACAGAATCTATTCATGATTACGTAGAACAGAAATTAGAAAAAGCAGTCAAACATTTCCAAAATATAACTGGGAAAGTAGATGTTCATTTATCTGTAGCTCGCAACTCTCGGATCGAAAGAAAACATAAGGCTGAAGTAACAGTGTTTGCCAATGGGACGGTAATTCGCGCTCAGGAAGGTAGCGAAAATCTCTATGCAAGTATCGATATGGTGGCAGATAAAATTGCACGACAGTTGCGCAAATACAAAGAAAAGCATTTAGCCAAGAATGCCCATGTGCATACACGTCAAGAAGAAATAGCCGAAAGTGAAGATGTAGTCGAAATTAAGGAGCTAAATAGCGATCGCGCTCCCGAGTTGCCTGTAGAAGTAGTTAGAACCAAATACTTTACTATGTCACCCATGACTACTCAGGAAGCTTTAGAGCAGCTTCAGCTGATCGACCACGATTTTTATATGTTTCATAATAGCGAAACCGACGAAATTAACGTAATCTATAGTCGCAATCACGGTGGTTATGGAGTAATTCAACCTCGTGCAGATGCTAATACTCGTAAAGAATAA
- the lipB gene encoding lipoyl(octanoyl) transferase LipB — protein sequence MPQNNKICLLDNQAIVEYTQAWSYQRSLVAKKINDSRLDDVLILLEHPPVYTLGTGSTVDFLKFDPQTSEFEIHRIERGGEVTYHCPGQLVGYPIMNLRYYRQDLHWYLRQLEAVIINTVANYGLKAYRVPKLTGVWLEGKKIAAIGIKVRRWITMHGFAVNVCPDMSGFEQIVPCGIADKPVASLAEFIPNITVAKIRVDVAKAFSEVFQVELVETVQ from the coding sequence ATGCCACAAAATAACAAAATTTGTCTATTAGATAATCAAGCAATAGTTGAATATACTCAAGCCTGGTCGTATCAGCGATCGCTTGTAGCCAAAAAAATAAATGATTCTAGACTAGATGATGTTTTGATTCTCTTAGAGCATCCTCCTGTTTACACATTAGGAACAGGTTCGACTGTGGATTTTCTTAAGTTCGATCCACAAACTAGCGAATTCGAGATTCATCGTATTGAACGGGGCGGGGAAGTAACATATCATTGTCCTGGTCAATTAGTAGGCTATCCAATTATGAATCTGCGCTACTATCGGCAAGACTTACATTGGTATTTAAGACAATTAGAAGCGGTCATCATTAATACTGTAGCCAACTATGGTTTAAAGGCCTATCGTGTTCCTAAATTAACTGGTGTTTGGCTAGAAGGAAAAAAAATTGCGGCTATTGGCATTAAAGTTCGTCGTTGGATTACAATGCACGGATTTGCTGTAAACGTATGTCCTGACATGAGTGGATTTGAGCAGATAGTTCCCTGCGGTATCGCCGATAAGCCAGTAGCAAGTTTGGCAGAATTTATTCCTAATATTACCGTAGCAAAAATCCGAGTTGACGTAGCGAAAGCTTTCTCTGAAGTATTTCAAGTAGAATTGGTCGAAACAGTCCAATGA
- a CDS encoding GspE/PulE family protein has product MAYSSSNKTRAIALRNNLSPFGNQLVQKGFIDGDQMQKALAQSRKTGCSLVEILESTTGKQLPPDLLRQYKKHHLFELKVLFGVESVDPEIETDKFSDNQMGELINSLIPLDICRRYRLIPLQKKEGEKPVLVVAMVDPDNLEAQDDLNRILRPKGITVERQVITQSDYQELIDRFLDEQVKQETVKKQEVNVDVSLELDNFDFNLEDSDDELADDLGAANEAQAAPIITLVNKILAKALQDGVSDIHVEPQEEGLKIRYRKDSVLQQPFDRMPKKIIPAVIARFKIMAELDIAEKRLPQDGKIRRMFQGRKVDFRVNTLPSRYGEKVVLRILDNSATQLGLDKLISHEPTLEIVRDMARRPFGIILVTGPTGSGKSTSLYSVLAERNSPDINICTAEDPIEYSLDGITQVQVIREKGMDFASILRAFLRQDPDVILVGETRDSETAKTAIEAALTGHLVLTTLHTNDAAGAIARLDEMGVEPFMISGALLGVLAQRLMRKVCSECRIAYNPTHEELARFGLSAAIEEEVIFYKAHKLDVEQLSQAKANRSLCPKCNGDGYKGRVGVYEVMRNSERLQTLINEGANTDRIKEAAVEEGMITILAYSLNLVKEGHTTLEEVERVTFTDSGLESELKAKRKSGLTCRTCSAELQPEWLDCPYCMTPRFS; this is encoded by the coding sequence ATGGCTTACTCCTCTTCTAATAAAACTCGGGCGATCGCCCTACGTAATAACTTATCCCCTTTTGGTAACCAATTGGTACAAAAAGGGTTTATTGACGGTGACCAAATGCAGAAGGCTTTGGCACAGAGTCGCAAAACGGGATGCTCTTTAGTAGAAATATTAGAATCGACCACGGGAAAACAGCTTCCGCCAGATTTACTGCGTCAGTATAAAAAACATCATTTATTTGAGCTGAAAGTTCTTTTCGGTGTAGAATCAGTCGATCCCGAAATAGAAACGGATAAATTTAGCGATAACCAGATGGGGGAATTAATTAACTCCCTAATTCCTTTAGATATTTGCCGTCGTTACCGCCTGATTCCTCTACAAAAAAAAGAGGGTGAAAAACCTGTCTTGGTCGTAGCCATGGTTGATCCAGATAACCTGGAAGCCCAAGACGATCTTAATCGTATTCTGCGACCCAAAGGTATTACGGTTGAAAGGCAGGTTATTACTCAATCTGACTATCAAGAGCTAATCGATCGGTTTTTAGACGAGCAGGTCAAACAAGAAACTGTTAAAAAACAAGAAGTTAATGTCGATGTTTCCTTAGAACTAGACAATTTTGATTTTAATTTAGAAGATTCAGATGACGAACTAGCTGATGACTTGGGTGCAGCAAATGAAGCTCAAGCAGCACCAATTATTACTCTGGTTAATAAAATTTTAGCCAAAGCTTTACAGGATGGTGTTTCTGATATCCACGTTGAACCTCAAGAAGAAGGCTTGAAAATACGTTATCGCAAAGATAGTGTATTACAGCAACCTTTTGATCGGATGCCGAAAAAGATTATTCCTGCTGTAATTGCTCGTTTCAAGATTATGGCAGAGCTGGATATTGCCGAAAAGCGGTTGCCCCAAGATGGCAAAATCCGTCGTATGTTCCAGGGAAGAAAGGTGGACTTTCGAGTTAATACTCTGCCTAGCCGCTATGGAGAAAAAGTAGTCTTGCGGATTCTTGACAATTCAGCAACTCAGCTAGGTTTAGATAAGTTAATTTCTCACGAGCCTACTCTAGAAATAGTTCGAGATATGGCAAGACGTCCTTTTGGAATCATTCTGGTTACAGGACCTACGGGGTCAGGTAAATCTACCAGTCTTTATTCAGTATTAGCTGAAAGAAACAGTCCTGATATTAATATTTGTACTGCCGAAGACCCGATTGAATACTCCCTCGATGGTATTACTCAAGTACAGGTAATTCGTGAGAAGGGAATGGACTTTGCCTCGATCCTGCGGGCTTTCTTGAGACAAGATCCTGACGTAATCCTCGTAGGTGAAACTAGAGACTCAGAAACGGCAAAAACAGCGATTGAAGCTGCCTTAACTGGTCACTTAGTCTTAACTACCCTGCATACCAATGATGCTGCTGGGGCGATCGCCCGTTTGGATGAAATGGGTGTTGAGCCGTTTATGATTTCGGGAGCATTGCTAGGAGTTTTAGCTCAAAGATTAATGCGCAAAGTTTGCAGCGAATGTCGTATTGCTTATAATCCCACCCACGAAGAGTTAGCTAGATTCGGTTTATCAGCTGCGATAGAAGAGGAAGTGATCTTTTACAAAGCTCATAAGTTAGATGTGGAACAGCTTTCCCAGGCAAAAGCGAATAGGAGTCTTTGTCCAAAATGTAATGGTGATGGCTATAAAGGGCGAGTCGGGGTATACGAGGTGATGCGAAATTCGGAAAGACTACAGACTTTAATTAACGAAGGAGCAAATACCGATCGCATCAAAGAAGCTGCTGTAGAAGAAGGCATGATTACAATCCTGGCATACAGTCTAAATCTGGTTAAAGAAGGTCATACCACCCTAGAAGAGGTTGAACGAGTAACCTTTACCGACTCAGGCTTGGAATCAGAATTGAAGGCTAAACGCAAAAGTGGTTTAACCTGTCGTACCTGTAGCGCGGAGTTGCAGCCCGAATGGTTGGATTGTCCCTACTGTATGACTCCCCGTTTTAGTTAG
- a CDS encoding type II secretion system F family protein, which produces MSIFVAKVKDNSGKIFKEKIEAASAEQARLVLKNRYVAVGKVNKSSFEIDLSALEMALAKVTVKDKAIFSRQFSVMVNAGVAIVRALGILADQAPNVKLKKALLGISAKVQQGISLSESMQDYPECFNNLYVAMVEAGETGGVLDEVLMRLSKLLEDMAKLQNQIKSAMAYPVTVGIFAVIAFLGMTIFLIPVFGAIFEGLGAELPLLTRVMLGISDILRSWKILIPIGVFSVLSFVIRNYYKTPMGRLQIDGFLLKMPLFGDLNEKIAVARFCRIFGTLTRSGVPVLQCFDIVCDTIGNQVLVNAVQAAKADIQQGGMISLAIQKENVFPALAIQMISIGEETGELDGMMEKVADFYEDEVEQSVKALTSMIEPIMMVGIAVMVGTILLSMYLPMFSIFDQLG; this is translated from the coding sequence ATGTCTATATTCGTAGCAAAAGTCAAAGACAATTCAGGTAAAATCTTTAAAGAAAAAATTGAAGCTGCTTCTGCTGAACAAGCTCGTCTGGTGCTAAAAAACAGATATGTAGCCGTCGGTAAGGTTAACAAGTCTAGTTTTGAAATTGACCTATCCGCTTTAGAAATGGCTTTAGCTAAAGTCACGGTTAAAGACAAAGCTATATTTTCCCGCCAGTTTTCGGTCATGGTTAATGCAGGAGTGGCAATTGTTCGAGCCTTGGGCATATTGGCAGACCAAGCACCTAATGTAAAGCTTAAAAAAGCTCTCTTAGGCATTAGTGCGAAGGTGCAACAAGGTATAAGCTTATCAGAGTCGATGCAAGACTACCCTGAATGTTTTAATAACCTCTATGTTGCTATGGTTGAAGCTGGTGAAACTGGAGGGGTTCTAGACGAAGTACTGATGCGACTGTCTAAACTGCTCGAAGACATGGCAAAGTTACAGAATCAAATCAAATCAGCTATGGCTTATCCCGTAACAGTAGGGATTTTTGCGGTCATTGCCTTTTTGGGGATGACGATCTTTTTGATTCCCGTATTCGGCGCAATTTTTGAAGGATTAGGCGCGGAATTACCTTTGCTGACTCGCGTCATGCTGGGTATCAGTGATATCCTTCGTAGTTGGAAAATACTAATTCCGATTGGGGTATTTTCTGTACTTAGCTTTGTAATCCGTAATTATTACAAAACGCCCATGGGTCGTCTACAAATTGATGGCTTTCTGTTGAAGATGCCCTTGTTTGGGGACTTAAACGAAAAAATTGCAGTAGCTCGCTTTTGCCGCATCTTTGGTACTTTAACTCGTTCTGGTGTTCCCGTATTGCAGTGTTTTGATATCGTCTGCGATACTATTGGGAATCAGGTACTGGTTAATGCTGTACAGGCTGCTAAAGCCGATATTCAACAGGGTGGCATGATTTCTCTGGCAATTCAAAAAGAAAATGTCTTTCCTGCCTTAGCCATTCAAATGATTAGTATTGGGGAAGAAACTGGAGAACTCGACGGCATGATGGAGAAAGTGGCTGATTTTTACGAAGACGAAGTGGAACAGTCGGTTAAAGCTCTTACTAGTATGATCGAGCCAATTATGATGGTTGGTATTGCGGTGATGGTGGGTACGATTTTACTGTCGATGTATTTACCAATGTTCTCGATCTTCGATCAGTTAGGTTAA
- the grpE gene encoding nucleotide exchange factor GrpE translates to MNEEQKQPEIISENPEVIVVDNSADNNNSVPESILETEQATQIKTETEADSQASEENEAIFAAFQQENANLKQLLDEKSQQADLSKAQYARLAADFENFRRRTVKEKENLELQVKKNVITELLPVIDNFERARTQLKPDSDGEKAIHSSYQGVYKTLVECLKKMGVSAMRPEGQEFDPNYHEAMLRQPTSEYPEGTVMEQLIRGYVLGDIILRHAMVKVAVPQEPVITSEEKKTENEENDD, encoded by the coding sequence ATGAATGAAGAGCAGAAACAACCAGAAATCATTTCCGAAAATCCCGAAGTTATTGTTGTTGATAATTCAGCAGACAATAATAATTCTGTGCCAGAGTCGATTTTAGAAACAGAGCAAGCTACACAAATCAAGACAGAAACAGAAGCAGACAGTCAAGCTTCCGAAGAGAATGAAGCAATCTTTGCTGCGTTTCAGCAAGAAAATGCCAATCTTAAACAGCTTTTAGATGAAAAAAGCCAGCAGGCAGACTTATCCAAAGCACAGTATGCTAGATTGGCTGCGGATTTTGAAAATTTTCGTCGTCGAACTGTTAAAGAAAAAGAAAACCTGGAACTACAGGTTAAAAAAAATGTGATTACCGAATTATTGCCGGTGATCGACAACTTTGAGCGAGCTAGAACCCAACTCAAACCTGACAGCGACGGAGAAAAAGCAATTCATTCCAGCTATCAGGGAGTATATAAAACTTTGGTCGAGTGCCTTAAAAAGATGGGGGTATCGGCAATGCGTCCTGAAGGGCAAGAATTCGATCCCAATTATCACGAAGCAATGTTGCGGCAGCCAACCAGTGAATATCCCGAAGGAACGGTTATGGAGCAGCTTATACGAGGATATGTGTTGGGAGATATAATTTTGCGTCATGCTATGGTTAAAGTTGCTGTTCCTCAAGAACCTGTGATAACTTCGGAAGAGAAAAAGACAGAAAACGAAGAAAATGATGATTAA
- the dnaK gene encoding molecular chaperone DnaK, whose product MAKVIGIDLGTTNSCVAVLEGGKPIIIANSEGARTTPSMVAFAKDNTRLVGQLAKRQSVTNAQNTIHSIKRFIGRRWEDTEQERSRTPYKCIPGRDDTVDVQIKNRQYTPQEISAMILQKLKADAESFLGEAVTEVVITVPAYFTDAQRQATKDAGTIAGLEVLRIVNEPTAAALAYGLDKQDKEEHILVFDLGGGTFDVSVLQLGNGVFEVKATAGNNHLGGDDFDNVIVRWMIKTFYAQEEIDLRTDKMALQRMREAAEKAKIELSVAPTTSINLPFITADETGPKHIELELSRAKFEELAKNLIQKTLDPVRLALKDSDLKPNEIDRIILVGGSTRIPAVQAAIKTIFDGMQIDRSVNPDEAVAAGAAIQAGVLGGEVEDVLLLDITPLSLGIETLGGVFTKIIEKNTTVPTSKSQPFSTAADGQTTVEIHALQGERAMAKDNKSLGKFLLTGIPVAPRGMPQIEVAFEIDVNGILQVYAQDKGTAKQQSITISNTGGLSSSEVEKMRQEADNYAEQDRRNIELVKLKNQAENLIYNYDSTVSEQGNLIRDEHKAQIARIKEEFNIACNNPHTTIKEIGDILDGLRQTLLAIGTEVYQQKNSESNNSFAFDDFDDDDLAGDSNSTIKAVVSLSNNAQVESGNDLGQNDDTSFDDYESVD is encoded by the coding sequence ATGGCAAAAGTTATCGGTATTGACCTGGGAACTACCAACAGTTGTGTTGCTGTGCTTGAAGGGGGAAAGCCCATAATCATTGCCAACTCAGAAGGTGCGCGGACAACTCCCAGTATGGTGGCATTTGCTAAGGATAATACTCGTTTAGTAGGTCAATTGGCAAAAAGACAATCGGTCACTAACGCCCAAAATACTATTCACAGCATCAAACGCTTTATTGGTCGCCGTTGGGAGGACACAGAACAAGAGCGATCGCGCACTCCCTATAAATGTATTCCAGGTCGGGATGATACTGTCGATGTTCAAATTAAAAATCGTCAGTATACTCCCCAAGAGATTTCTGCCATGATTTTGCAAAAGCTGAAGGCTGATGCCGAAAGCTTTCTGGGCGAAGCAGTAACCGAAGTGGTCATCACTGTTCCAGCATATTTTACCGATGCTCAAAGACAGGCAACGAAAGATGCAGGTACGATTGCTGGGCTAGAGGTATTGCGCATTGTCAATGAACCCACTGCTGCTGCCTTAGCTTATGGTTTGGATAAACAAGACAAAGAAGAGCATATTCTAGTTTTTGACCTGGGAGGCGGTACTTTTGATGTATCTGTGTTGCAGTTAGGCAATGGGGTTTTTGAGGTCAAAGCTACGGCTGGTAACAATCATTTGGGCGGAGATGACTTTGATAACGTTATTGTACGCTGGATGATCAAAACTTTTTATGCTCAAGAAGAAATCGATCTCAGAACAGATAAAATGGCACTCCAGAGAATGCGCGAAGCTGCGGAAAAAGCCAAAATAGAGCTTTCTGTCGCTCCTACAACTTCCATTAACCTGCCGTTTATTACCGCTGATGAAACTGGACCCAAACATATTGAACTCGAATTAAGCCGAGCTAAGTTTGAAGAACTAGCAAAGAATTTAATTCAAAAAACTTTAGATCCTGTGAGGCTAGCCTTAAAAGACTCTGACTTGAAGCCAAACGAAATAGACCGCATCATCTTAGTAGGAGGTTCGACGCGCATTCCCGCAGTTCAGGCAGCGATTAAAACTATCTTTGATGGAATGCAAATCGATCGCTCGGTTAACCCAGATGAAGCTGTAGCCGCTGGTGCTGCTATCCAAGCAGGAGTACTGGGTGGTGAAGTAGAAGACGTTTTGCTGTTAGACATTACGCCTCTGTCTCTGGGTATTGAAACTCTGGGTGGAGTCTTCACTAAAATCATTGAAAAAAATACCACTGTACCTACCAGCAAATCGCAGCCTTTTTCTACTGCTGCTGATGGACAAACAACTGTAGAAATTCACGCTCTTCAAGGCGAAAGAGCTATGGCAAAAGACAACAAAAGTCTGGGCAAATTCTTGCTGACTGGAATTCCTGTAGCCCCTAGAGGAATGCCTCAAATTGAAGTGGCGTTTGAAATCGACGTCAACGGAATTTTACAGGTTTATGCTCAAGATAAAGGTACTGCAAAACAGCAAAGTATCACTATTAGCAACACTGGAGGTTTAAGCTCTAGCGAAGTTGAGAAGATGCGCCAAGAAGCAGATAACTATGCCGAACAAGATCGCCGTAACATTGAACTGGTTAAATTGAAAAACCAAGCTGAAAATTTAATTTATAATTATGATTCAACTGTTAGTGAACAAGGGAATTTAATTCGTGATGAGCATAAAGCACAAATCGCCCGAATTAAAGAAGAGTTTAACATAGCCTGCAATAATCCCCACACTACCATTAAAGAAATTGGCGATATTTTAGATGGTCTGCGTCAAACGTTGCTGGCAATTGGTACGGAAGTCTATCAACAAAAAAATTCCGAATCAAATAATTCTTTTGCCTTTGACGATTTTGATGACGATGATTTAGCTGGAGACAGCAATAGTACTATTAAAGCAGTGGTTAGCCTATCAAATAATGCTCAGGTCGAAAGCGGTAATGATTTGGGGCAAAATGACGATACGTCTTTTGACGATTATGAATCAGTCGATTAA